One genomic window of Gloeomargarita sp. SKYB120 includes the following:
- a CDS encoding M20 family metallopeptidase: MSIPSPKSVLTAIREGATSLYPRLVEIRRHIHSFPELSGQEWQTSAYVAGVLSSYGLAVREAVGKTGVLADLGTVDAPFVAVRADLDALPIQEQTEFEYRSRVAGVMHACGHDVHTTVALGTAMVLSSLNIPLPGRVRFLFQPAEETAQGARWMIQDGALQDVAAIFGLHVWPSLPGGVVGVRYGALTAAADELDLTILGESGHGARPHEAIDAVWIAAQVITQLQQAISRTQNPLRPVVLTIGKVLGGRAPNVIADQVRLWGTVRSLHPETREQLPGWIENIVRQTCETYRARYILNYKTGVPGVYNDPALTQLVEQAARTALGAEQVQILTEPSLGAEDFALYLEKVPGTMFRLGTGINGQPYYSLHHPKFAVDEQAILTGVITMAWAVWNFWQQSMAQSW, translated from the coding sequence GTGTCTATCCCGTCGCCTAAGTCGGTTCTAACGGCCATTCGGGAGGGCGCCACGTCGCTGTACCCCCGCTTGGTGGAAATCCGGCGGCATATCCACAGTTTCCCGGAGCTAAGCGGCCAGGAGTGGCAAACGTCAGCCTATGTCGCAGGGGTACTGTCGTCCTACGGGCTGGCGGTCCGGGAAGCGGTGGGCAAAACGGGGGTGCTGGCAGACTTGGGGACGGTGGATGCCCCATTTGTCGCTGTCCGGGCGGATTTAGATGCGCTGCCGATTCAGGAACAGACGGAATTCGAGTACCGCTCGCGGGTGGCGGGGGTGATGCACGCCTGCGGTCACGATGTGCACACGACGGTGGCCCTGGGAACGGCGATGGTGCTATCCAGCTTGAACATCCCCCTGCCAGGACGGGTACGGTTTTTGTTCCAACCGGCGGAGGAGACAGCCCAAGGGGCACGCTGGATGATCCAGGACGGGGCGCTCCAGGATGTGGCGGCCATTTTCGGGTTGCACGTCTGGCCGAGCTTGCCCGGAGGCGTGGTCGGGGTGCGCTACGGAGCCTTGACGGCGGCGGCGGATGAATTGGATCTAACCATCCTGGGGGAATCGGGACACGGGGCACGGCCCCACGAGGCGATTGATGCCGTGTGGATTGCGGCACAGGTGATTACCCAGTTACAACAGGCCATCAGCCGCACCCAAAATCCCCTGCGTCCGGTGGTGCTGACGATTGGCAAGGTGTTAGGGGGACGCGCGCCCAATGTCATTGCCGACCAGGTGCGGCTGTGGGGGACGGTGCGCTCCCTGCATCCAGAGACCCGCGAGCAGTTGCCCGGCTGGATTGAAAACATTGTCCGCCAGACCTGCGAGACCTACCGGGCGCGGTACATCTTGAACTACAAGACCGGGGTGCCTGGCGTGTATAACGACCCGGCGCTTACCCAGTTGGTGGAACAGGCGGCGCGCACGGCTCTGGGCGCGGAACAAGTGCAAATTCTCACCGAGCCGTCGCTGGGGGCGGAGGATTTTGCCCTGTACCTGGAAAAGGTGCCGGGAACGATGTTTCGCCTGGGGACGGGGATAAACGGCCAGCCCTACTACAGCCTGCATCACCCCAAATTTGCGGTGGATGAACAGGCGATTCTCACGGGCGTCATTACCATGGCCTGGGCGGTCTGGAACTTCTGGCAACAGTCCATGGCACAATCGTGGTAA
- the rpmA gene encoding 50S ribosomal protein L27, translated as MAHKKGSGSTRNGRDSNAQRLGVKRFGGEMVRAGNILVRQRGTTFHPGLNVGVGKDYTLFALVDGVVRFERRGKHRQKVSVYPVA; from the coding sequence ATGGCCCATAAAAAAGGAAGTGGAAGTACCCGTAACGGGCGTGACTCGAATGCCCAGCGCCTCGGCGTCAAACGCTTTGGCGGAGAAATGGTCCGCGCAGGCAACATTCTGGTGCGGCAACGGGGGACAACGTTCCATCCGGGGTTAAACGTCGGCGTGGGCAAGGATTACACCCTGTTTGCCCTGGTGGACGGGGTGGTGCGCTTTGAACGGCGGGGTAAGCATCGGCAAAAGGTGAGTGTCTATCCCGTCGCCTAA
- the rplU gene encoding 50S ribosomal protein L21: MNTNYAIVAVGGKQFWMEPGRFYDVNSLGLEKDQTVTLEEVLLVHCGGEVQIGRPTVPQARVEARVLETRRGPKVIVYKMRPKKGTRKKRGHRQELTRILVEKIVVGDQEFGTGATEQETAVAA; this comes from the coding sequence ATGAACACCAACTACGCCATTGTGGCGGTCGGGGGCAAGCAATTCTGGATGGAGCCGGGCCGCTTCTACGATGTGAACTCCTTGGGGTTGGAAAAGGACCAGACGGTGACCCTGGAGGAGGTCTTGCTGGTCCACTGCGGTGGGGAGGTGCAAATTGGCCGGCCAACAGTGCCCCAGGCGCGGGTGGAAGCGCGAGTGTTAGAGACGCGGCGGGGACCCAAAGTCATCGTCTACAAGATGCGCCCCAAGAAGGGAACCCGCAAAAAAAGAGGACACCGGCAAGAACTCACCCGCATCTTGGTGGAAAAAATTGTCGTGGGGGACCAGGAGTTTGGAACTGGCGCTACAGAGCAGGAAACAGCCGTAGCGGCGTAG
- a CDS encoding acetyl-CoA carboxylase carboxyltransferase subunit alpha translates to MSPERKAVILDFERPLVEMEQRIRQIEQMAQESGVDVSDRVAQLVNNYRQLRQEIFSRLTPEQRVKVARHPRRPTTLDYIQAITDEWLELHGDRCGSDDPALVGGIGRIEGQPVMILGHQKGRDTKENVARNFGMASPGGYRKALRLMRHAHRFGLPIITLIDTPGAYPGVEAERLGQGEAIAVNLQAMFTFEVPIICVVIGEGGSGGALAIGVGDRILMFEHAIYSVISPEGCAAILWKDSSQAAKAAQALKLTAQDLLELGVIDQILPEPLGAAHADPVQAAETLKRALLDNLAYLREMDGPTLCRQRYDKFRRMGVVLDGT, encoded by the coding sequence ATGTCCCCAGAACGCAAGGCGGTGATCCTGGACTTTGAGCGGCCCCTGGTGGAAATGGAACAACGGATCCGCCAGATTGAGCAGATGGCCCAGGAAAGCGGGGTGGATGTGTCGGACCGGGTGGCCCAGTTGGTGAATAATTACCGGCAATTGCGCCAGGAGATTTTTAGCCGCCTGACGCCGGAGCAACGGGTAAAGGTGGCGCGTCATCCCCGTCGGCCCACGACGTTGGACTACATCCAGGCCATTACCGATGAATGGCTGGAATTGCACGGGGACCGGTGTGGGAGCGATGACCCGGCCCTGGTGGGGGGCATTGGCCGCATCGAAGGGCAACCGGTGATGATCCTGGGGCACCAAAAAGGGCGCGACACCAAGGAAAATGTGGCCCGCAATTTTGGCATGGCGTCGCCAGGGGGCTATCGCAAGGCGCTGCGGTTGATGCGTCACGCCCATCGCTTCGGCTTGCCCATCATTACGCTGATTGATACGCCGGGCGCTTATCCGGGGGTGGAGGCCGAACGCCTGGGCCAAGGGGAAGCCATTGCCGTGAATTTGCAGGCGATGTTTACCTTCGAAGTGCCGATTATTTGCGTGGTGATTGGCGAAGGGGGGTCGGGCGGCGCGTTGGCCATTGGGGTCGGTGACCGGATTTTGATGTTTGAACACGCGATTTACTCGGTCATTTCCCCGGAAGGGTGCGCGGCGATTCTGTGGAAAGACAGTTCCCAGGCGGCCAAGGCGGCCCAAGCGCTGAAACTCACTGCCCAAGACCTGCTGGAGTTGGGGGTGATTGACCAAATCCTGCCGGAACCTTTGGGGGCTGCCCATGCCGACCCGGTGCAGGCGGCGGAGACCTTGAAGCGGGCACTGCTGGACAACCTAGCCTACCTGCGCGAAATGGACGGGCCAACCCTGTGTCGCCAGCGGTACGATAAATTCCGGCGGATGGGAGTCGTGCTGGATGGCACCTAA